From the Pseudomonadota bacterium genome, the window GCCATCTCCGGCATCATCTTTTTGCACCGGTTTACCAGTTCGGCGAAATCATCCCGGCGGTACCTCCGCCCCATGCTCTGCAGAATCCGGTCATCCCCGCTCTGCAGCGGAATGTGCAGATGCGGCATCAGGTTTTCCTCCACTGCCATCAGTTCGAGCAGCTCCGCCGACACCTCGCCGGGCTCCAGCGAGCTTATCCGATAGCGCAGGGGGTGTTCAGCAAGCAGGCGACGCAGCAGGGTGGCAAGATCGATCACCGGATCCAGATCCTGCCCGTAGAGGCCGGTATGGATGCCGGTCACCACCAGTTCCCGATAGCCGTTCGCGGCATAGATCCGGGCCTGCTCCAGCACCTCGTCCGGAGCCTGGCTGCGACTCCTGCCCCGGGCATAGGGAACGATGCAGTACGAACAGAAATTATTGCAGCCGTCCTGGATTTTCAGATAGGCCCGGGTGCGGTCGCCAAAGGTTGTCGCCTGAAGGGTGGCCGGCTCCTGCCGGCAGCTGATGTCACCCACCAGCACCCGTTCTCCGTTGGGCCTTAGATCTGCAAGAACCTCATCGACCAGACCGTTTTTATGGCTGTTGCCGATCACCGTCAGCCCTTCGCCAATCTTCAGGATCTCGTCCGTGCCGATCTGGGCGTAGCAGCCGGTCACCACCACCCTGGCGCCCGGATTGGTTTTGCCGGCCCGCCTGATCTGCTGCCGAGACTGCGCGGCCGCCTTGGCGGTCACCGCACAGGTATTGACGATATAGACATCAGCCTCCTGGGAAAAGGGCACGATTTCCACCCCCCCCTTCTCAAACCCGCTCAAAAAGGCGGCCGATTCAAACTGGTTCACCTTGCAGCCCAGGGTCGACAGGGCGACTCTTTTTTTTCTTTTCTCACTCATCCAGACGCCTGATTACCCCTCCCCCGACAACCTCATCCCCATC encodes:
- the mtaB gene encoding tRNA (N(6)-L-threonylcarbamoyladenosine(37)-C(2))-methylthiotransferase MtaB, encoding MSEKRKKRVALSTLGCKVNQFESAAFLSGFEKGGVEIVPFSQEADVYIVNTCAVTAKAAAQSRQQIRRAGKTNPGARVVVTGCYAQIGTDEILKIGEGLTVIGNSHKNGLVDEVLADLRPNGERVLVGDISCRQEPATLQATTFGDRTRAYLKIQDGCNNFCSYCIVPYARGRSRSQAPDEVLEQARIYAANGYRELVVTGIHTGLYGQDLDPVIDLATLLRRLLAEHPLRYRISSLEPGEVSAELLELMAVEENLMPHLHIPLQSGDDRILQSMGRRYRRDDFAELVNRCKKMMPEMAIGVDVLVGYPGENDSAFRNTCELLEGLAVSYLHVFPYSKRPGTRAAEMSGQVPQQIKDERVAILRDLSVRKRREFYRSQIGTVRSALVERGSREKKLMQGFTDNYIPVSFPGTSGDANRLCAIRIDRVEEDAAVFGTVQEG